The genomic segment GTACTGAACCAAAGCTCCTTCCTGTGGACATGATCCTTTGCCACCTTGCCTTTGCCAACCTGATGCTACTGCTGACTCGTTGTGTGCCACAGACCATGACTGTGTTTGGGTTGAAGGATCTTCTGAATGACCCTGGTTGTAAGGCGGTGATCTATGCCTATCGCATTGGACGGGCCTTGTCTGTGTGCATCACCTGCATGCTCAGCGTATTTCAGGCCATGACAATAGCCCCTGCAGGGCCCAAATTGTCCAAGTTGAAACCTATGCTTCCCTCTCTAGTCCTTCCAACCTTTGCAGCATTGTGGCTCCTTAATATGGCCATTTGCATTGCAGCTCCGTTTTTCTCCATGGCTCCACGTAACGGCACCATCCCTGCATTCACCCTCAACCTCGGCTTCTGTCATGTGGACTTCAGAGACAATATGTCCTATGTTATTAACGGAGTGGCCGTCTCTGGGAGGGATTTTGCATTTGTAGCCCTAATGTTGGGCTCCAGTGGGTACATCCTCCTGCTTCTGCACCGCCACAGCGAACAGGTGAAAGGGATCCGTCGCTCTCATGGCAGCAGGTCAGAAACTAGAGCGGCTAAAATTGTGGTGACCCTGGTGGTTCTCTACGTTGTGTTCTTTGGCATTGATAATGTGATCTGGATCTACATGTTGACGGTGTCAAAGGTTTCACCAGTAGTGGCTGACATGAGGgtgttcttctcctcctgctATGCCTCCCTCAGCCCCTACTTTATCATTTCATCCAACAAGAAGGTCAAGAGGAAGATTGTGTGTGTAGCAGAGCACGACCAACCGTTAGTGGACACTCAGGAGTCGAATGAGAAATGACTCTGTCTCTGCCTTGACAGCCTGCCATCTAGGATGCATTGCAGCAAATCTATAAAACCTGTTTatcttttagcatttttaccAAGATAATTATTTAGTACTTCACTGGTCCTTCAGATTTCTAAAATACTGTAATGGATTAGGTTAGTTTGAGTAGAAgaatacagcatttttacaacaacaaaatgaagatgagattgtaattttaaatgtaaaagttgtTTGTGCATGCATGTAACGTATTGTGGACTAACTTGTTAATTATAAAGTTCTAATAATTAAAAGAATCTCTTCCCAAAGGATTTGCTGCACATTGTCTTTGGTTTTCAATTTTTGGTTACCAAAAGCAATTATGTCTTAATTTAGAATAGTAGTAGTAAAAGTAATAGTAATTAATAGAAGTTGTAGTAGTAATCCACATGCTACTTAAATTTGTGTCGCACGTTTTTGTGAGCCACAGTCATCATCGTTAGTTTCTTAATTGAAATATCAGAAGATTTATTATTCCTACAAAAACGTAAAATATGGAATATTGTCCTGCTAATATGTTACATTAAATGTATTAATGACAGCAAATATTCAATCTACCTATAACAATACGTTTTCTTATCTAACGGTTTACTAAACAATactaaacacttttttttcgtCACGCTCTAATTGGCTGAAATTTTGAGCTCCGCTTCGTTACTTTTATCCCGTGTTTGTCTTCTCAGGCAGCAGTTTACGATGATCCgtctggaaaaattaaaagcaatgcTTTTATGCTTGCTTGAAAATGTGGCATTTTTTGTAAAACGAAGAAATACTAgcgttttgggggtttttttggatTTGCATATCtgcttttagattttaaaatccCAAACAAGATGTCAGGTTCCTCCTGACAGACAATACTGAGGGGAAAATAACTATTCAAGTATCAACACAATAAACCCCGGAAAAGGGAAGAGGAAGAATTATCTGAAAGTGCAGAATAGTTGAAATAATGTCGAGGAAAATGCTTTTAAACAGTGTGAGGATTTAAAGCGAACATTAATGAGTCGTTATTAGTATTGACATGTTTCAGCTGAAGTAAATCACACAGTACGGGCGGCAAAGTCTGACAACAAAATGCTGGAACGATCCTAAAATCCGTTTGTTATGGTTCCTGAAGATTTCTTTCCAGTTTGTTCATCAACCAACTTTAATTTTAGGtaagtttcattaaaaaaaaaacaattctactGCTTactgaatgaataaaacatatacGAGCTTTTTAACAAAGCGATTCTCTTTCACTTGCTTTTATAGTTCTGCAGTTTGTCAGCCTGTGTGACTTTGTTTAAATCTAATCTGAACCTCTGCCCAGTCTCTCCTCCTCGGTCCAGTAAAATGACATGATCTGAGGGTACTGTTTCCAGTCTCCGATGACAATGGCCAGAATAGCCTGGTATCAAGAGAAGGTAAGAACGTCATCTATCTTTAAACAATGTTAAGATTTTATACTGAGATGGACAGTATTTTTAGTACCTGAAAATAACGTTTTGTTAATGATTGTGTTTGTAAATTAATCCAGAAGTTGTTTGATTTCCTGCTTTtgacaaagtaataaaaagcatcactcttaaatgtttcatatcattaaatacatttaatcatcagacaaagataacttgTTTAAATGCATAacgcagtttttaaatgatggtTGCATGTATGAAGGGGAAAAGCTAACCAAACCAATCTGGCcttatgagaaaaaataatcactCCCTAATCTAATAACCAGTTCCACCACGTTTCCAAGTCGGAACTTTGTCTAGGCCACTctaaacctttattttattttattttattttattctttttggaGACAAACTGGTTTGTTCTGAATCAAGTGCTTGATCCTAAGATTACAGACTGTTgaattgtcttttttcttcaggATTTGCTCAGTAAAAGCAGAGAAGCAGCTTTAATTCcattaacaaaatgtttgtaaactgctaaaaaaatttttttgaaaatttgtatttgttttactaCATTTGTCTTGTATATCCACAGAATATTTCCCTAAATGTCTTGgcaataataatgtttttagctAATGTCAGACAGgcttttatgttctttttcatcaccattttttatttttgctgtgtaTTTGTCTCACAGATTCCATATTACCCAGTCTATTTTTTTATCCCTTAATTACAAACACCGAACTTAACTGAGATAAGTGAGTTCTGCAGtgatttaaatgattgttttgctGTGACCTCTTTGTAATTTATAAATGGGCTCTTGGACAAATTTTGGTTGGCTGGCCATTCCTTGGAAGATTCAGTCAGTTCCATATTTTGTCGATATATTAATAATGATTCTCACTAGTtggaatttgttttttgtattaaatttaatactcatttgagaaatacattttgtatttaatcagattttctgGGTCTGATATTGTACAgctattgtttcatttttgcttcagtttatgTATTGAAATAACAAAATCTATTACTGTTACCAACACCATAGTTGATTAATATTGCAAATTTATAactggctgtttgttttttgtttttaaattttcagaaaGGTTAGTGTTTGTGATATAGCTAGTTGTGATGGTATTCTGTTTTACATTGCCACCTGTCAATCATGtacaaaaacaactgcaaacatgcaTAGAAAGTTGCAATGCCTGTATGGAGAAAGGAGAGGCAGGCAGCTCCTTTTGAATTTATGAAAGTCTGGAAAGAGAATGAATTAGCTTCTGCTTAATGTGGCTTGTTTTAACATGTTGtggaaacaaacaagaacacaGAAGGGTGTTTAATGTTGCCAGACTTGACCTTTTAATCTGTCGGAGTTTAACTCATACCTTCAAATGCCCATGTATATTATTTAGACTAagagatttatatattttaaagatgttctAAGCCCAACAATAAGCACAGTAGTAACAGTAAATAAGAGATTTTTTGcttcaaacattttgcttttctttaacatGTGTTagtgtaaattaaataaacaggTCTTATGTGTtgtgttgaaaacaaaataatgaaaacagtgCTATTTCTGGTTACAGATCGGGGCCTATGACCAGCAAGTCTGGGAAAAATCCCTGGAAAAAGCAGATTTAGGcgtaagatgttttttttcattgttgtttcAAAGTTGtaggtgtttttatgtcttgtttCCACTAAAATAATTACTCTGGTTCTATTTACTGAAGGGTTTGGAGAGAAAACCAAAGAAGACCGGTTACATCAAATCTGACCTCATTGATGTTGACTTAGTAAGAGGTGAGAGGAATCATTacttaacatattttatgtaaagtaGCGTGTGATTCTAAATGACACATTAACTACCTGATGTGAATAGCATGTACTTTCAATAATGTTGCTGGTTATTTTGTCGCCACAGGATCAACTTTCAGTAAAGCCAAACCGGAGAATCAATGGACGGCGCTGACTCGAAAAGGTCTGGTCAGAGTTCTGCTGTTCCCTTTCTTCTTCCAGTGGTGGATCCAGGTGACCTCCAGGTCCATCTCCTCATGCATCCTCGTGTTATATTTTCTGCAAGGTAATCTTCCTCTTAATGTATAGGTCTGGCTgcaactaaaaattattttaacaattgaTTATTCCgatgattaactgattaatcagatttaaaaatgagcaaatttttaaccacttaagcctttttatacaaaaaatgcaaatattccagttctttttttcaaataagaaaataaatataagatttcttaaaatgcaataacagacCATTCCTTCATttctctgaatgtttttgacatttcatgcTTCACATAATttcaattgatggctgattGACAGGCTTTTGCTGAACTGCAATCATCtgaatcaggtgtgttaaagcagagaaacatctaaaacatgcggGGCAGTCTGCCTTGAGGAGCAGTGTTGGGCAACATTGTTTTAGTGTACACGTGATCATTTATGGCAAAGAATGCAcctgcagtttaaaaaatatatatttcaaacatcAGCATGTGAAAAGCACAGTTTTTTCTACTTGACTTAACATCATTTTTTTGGACTTACTGATTAATGATTGGCTAGCAAAAGGTTgataacagat from the Xiphophorus maculatus strain JP 163 A chromosome 20, X_maculatus-5.0-male, whole genome shotgun sequence genome contains:
- the LOC102217930 gene encoding vomeronasal type-1 receptor 1-like, yielding MDLCVTIKGVSFLLQTGLGILGNAVVLLAYASIICTEPKLLPVDMILCHLAFANLMLLLTRCVPQTMTVFGLKDLLNDPGCKAVIYAYRIGRALSVCITCMLSVFQAMTIAPAGPKLSKLKPMLPSLVLPTFAALWLLNMAICIAAPFFSMAPRNGTIPAFTLNLGFCHVDFRDNMSYVINGVAVSGRDFAFVALMLGSSGYILLLLHRHSEQVKGIRRSHGSRSETRAAKIVVTLVVLYVVFFGIDNVIWIYMLTVSKVSPVVADMRVFFSSCYASLSPYFIISSNKKVKRKIVCVAEHDQPLVDTQESNEK